The following proteins are encoded in a genomic region of Pirellulales bacterium:
- a CDS encoding patatin-like phospholipase family protein, producing the protein MERNRPKPLPVLSPQGRVLLPLVTALLCFALAAGCTNYRACVPTGLLVSGAAVDLNSTGETDYAQEHETFLAAFARIKPAHPEGLNPAGKKHNVLALSGGGSYGAFSAGILNGWTASGQRPQFDIVTGVSTGALIATYAFLGPQYDGAVRQFYTHTTTADVYHKRLKPVALCSDAFVSSAPLERAIAATVTPQLLCEVAQAHAQGRRLFIGTTNLDTGRLVIWDMGAIAASGTADSLALYRQVILASASPPGFFPPVPIDVSVNDQRFTEMHVDGGTTAQVFFRASLVPIDASEFAGGAQPLAGSCVYVIVAGKSFPDPKCVEDRVLKIAGRSLSTLTHAQTRNDLVRIHTLTLVTGMDFRMAAIPQDWPIPEDSMAFNPAAMCSLFERGYQLALAGREWLDLPPTLEPSQQSIPRSGTRFATP; encoded by the coding sequence ATGGAACGAAACAGGCCAAAGCCCTTGCCGGTTCTCTCCCCGCAAGGCCGGGTATTGCTGCCGCTCGTCACGGCATTGCTCTGTTTCGCTTTGGCAGCGGGCTGTACCAACTATCGCGCCTGTGTGCCGACCGGATTGCTGGTCTCCGGTGCGGCGGTCGACCTGAATTCGACGGGAGAGACCGATTACGCCCAAGAGCACGAGACCTTTCTAGCGGCCTTCGCGCGAATCAAGCCAGCGCATCCGGAAGGGTTGAACCCGGCGGGCAAGAAACACAACGTCCTCGCGCTCTCGGGCGGCGGAAGCTATGGCGCATTTTCGGCGGGAATCCTCAATGGTTGGACCGCCAGCGGACAACGCCCGCAGTTCGACATTGTCACCGGCGTCAGCACCGGCGCCCTGATCGCGACGTACGCCTTTCTGGGACCGCAATACGATGGTGCGGTGCGGCAGTTTTATACTCATACGACGACCGCGGATGTTTACCACAAGCGTCTGAAGCCGGTCGCCTTGTGTTCGGACGCGTTCGTGTCGTCGGCGCCGCTGGAGCGCGCCATCGCGGCCACCGTGACGCCGCAATTGTTGTGTGAAGTGGCCCAAGCGCACGCCCAGGGGCGCCGGCTGTTTATCGGCACGACGAACCTGGACACCGGCCGGCTGGTGATCTGGGACATGGGGGCGATCGCGGCAAGCGGTACGGCGGACTCGCTCGCGCTGTATCGGCAAGTGATTCTGGCGTCGGCTTCGCCCCCTGGCTTCTTTCCGCCCGTGCCGATTGATGTCTCGGTCAACGATCAGCGCTTTACCGAGATGCATGTCGACGGCGGCACCACGGCGCAGGTCTTCTTTCGCGCTTCGTTGGTCCCGATCGACGCGTCCGAATTCGCCGGCGGAGCGCAACCGCTGGCCGGCTCGTGCGTGTATGTGATTGTCGCGGGCAAATCGTTTCCCGATCCGAAGTGCGTGGAAGATCGCGTGCTGAAAATTGCCGGCCGATCGTTGAGTACGCTGACGCACGCACAGACGCGCAACGACCTGGTGCGCATCCACACGTTGACGTTGGTCACGGGCATGGACTTTCGCATGGCGGCCATCCCTCAGGATTGGCCGATCCCGGAAGACAGCATGGCGTTCAACCCGGCGGCGATGTGCAGCCTGTTTGAACGCGGCTATCAATTAGCACTGGCCGGGCGCGAGTGGCTCGATCTGCCGCCGACACTCGAACCGTCGCAGCAGAGCATACCGCGCTCCGGAACGCGCTTTGCCACCCCCTAG
- a CDS encoding DUF1501 domain-containing protein — MRNRASTGSRCSRRTLLQIGWSGLLGVGSADLLRAESTPERMSARATGLIMIWLGGGPATIDMWDPKPDVAREVRGEFDTIETALPGVRFSQHLARTAEIINRGVLMRSLHHNIPDHTPGAQYVMTGNKPSAALTYPSIGSLAAKLLPTSAGMPPYFTIGEAANTGAGFLGAAYDPFRFSAAKAMRTKDQPANDLNGVVLPASMSPAQLDERRRMQELFNARFVERHRETDLVPTFSRFQLDSHDILASNRIGSAFDLTGESEATLALYGQGEVGRSMLVARRLIEAGARFVTVGTSGWDTHVDNFSTLRRLLPPLDKALAALVTDLDQRGLSDKTLLLCGGEFGRTPVVNNTAGRDHWSRVMTWFASGGGLKRGYVHGSSDARGNDPADAPCSPDDLAATALQLLGFPADSRVTTTAGRPVKLFESGRAIGAIMA, encoded by the coding sequence ATGAGAAATCGCGCATCGACGGGCAGTCGTTGTTCGCGGCGCACGCTGTTGCAAATCGGCTGGAGCGGATTGCTGGGCGTGGGGTCGGCCGATTTGCTGCGCGCAGAATCCACGCCCGAGCGGATGTCTGCGCGGGCCACGGGGCTGATCATGATCTGGCTCGGCGGTGGGCCGGCCACGATCGATATGTGGGACCCCAAGCCGGACGTCGCGCGCGAAGTGCGTGGCGAGTTCGATACGATCGAAACGGCGTTGCCGGGCGTCCGCTTTAGCCAACACTTGGCGCGCACCGCAGAAATCATCAACCGCGGTGTGTTGATGCGCTCGCTGCACCACAACATTCCCGACCACACGCCCGGCGCACAATATGTCATGACGGGTAACAAGCCCAGCGCCGCACTCACGTATCCTTCGATCGGCTCGCTGGCGGCGAAGCTGCTACCGACCAGCGCCGGCATGCCGCCGTATTTCACGATCGGCGAGGCCGCCAACACCGGCGCCGGGTTTCTGGGGGCCGCGTACGATCCGTTTCGCTTTTCGGCAGCGAAAGCGATGAGGACAAAAGACCAGCCTGCGAATGACCTCAACGGCGTTGTTCTTCCGGCTAGCATGAGCCCGGCACAACTGGACGAGCGCCGCCGCATGCAAGAGCTGTTCAATGCCCGGTTTGTCGAGCGCCATCGCGAAACGGATCTGGTGCCGACGTTTAGTCGATTCCAACTGGACTCGCACGACATTCTGGCATCGAATCGAATTGGCAGTGCCTTTGATCTGACTGGCGAATCCGAGGCCACGCTTGCGCTGTATGGACAAGGAGAAGTGGGGCGCAGCATGCTCGTGGCGCGCCGGCTGATCGAGGCGGGGGCGCGCTTCGTAACGGTCGGCACTTCCGGCTGGGATACGCACGTCGATAACTTCTCCACGCTGCGCCGGCTGCTGCCGCCGCTGGACAAGGCGCTGGCGGCCCTGGTTACCGATTTGGACCAGCGCGGCCTGTCGGACAAGACCTTGCTGCTGTGCGGTGGCGAGTTCGGCCGCACGCCGGTCGTGAACAACACGGCCGGCCGGGACCATTGGTCGCGTGTTATGACCTGGTTCGCCAGTGGCGGTGGGCTGAAGCGCGGATACGTGCATGGCAGTTCCGATGCGCGTGGTAACGATCCGGCCGATGCCCCTTGTTCGCCCGACGATCTGGCGGCGACCGCACTACAACTGCTGGGCTTTCCGGCAGACAGTCGTGTGACAACGACGGCGGGCCGCCCGGTGAAGCTGTTCGAGAGTGGACGAGCGATCGGTGCAATCATGGCCTAG
- a CDS encoding DUF1549 and DUF1553 domain-containing protein, which translates to MRRTLLIAWCCAGALCWGPWFCLPGAVADDSAEPSESPFTPWTEPASRNFIDEQIFAHLREHAIVPSVLCDDATFLRRLTLTTIGQLPTPADVRAFTADNDPQKRSRKIDELLAHSLHAAVWATRFCDITGNSIETLEEPAELKPKRAQMWYEWLRRRLERNVPYDQLVRGIITATSHAAGETESWIDREATLVLQARAGFESDYAEREVLDLFWRRKNVEDKYPVEQMAERIASSFLGVRINCARCHDHPFERWTQQDYRQFVSIFSRVRFDMSPELRARVTVRIEARRRQVAEGTPVGRPLPSVREVYLADTATAGFAGDGLIPKALGGPELGPVPTAGQLQQLRDERVALADWLCDAQNPFFARNFVNRVWAYYFGRGLVEPLDSISAAEASPHSQLLNQLAGDFVQHGYDIRWLERLILNSTSWQLSSEPNDTNRGDRDYFSRAYVRMPPAETFIDMWCGATGIKPDFGGNVPQDILAVEIAASSLGSNRWDGVLTLFGRSKRTQTCDCETTNSPSIRQTLALMSDENLLADLSAGELGPLLDAGLGTDEIIDELFLRTLSRLPTDRERTAAAEATRQADDRRLAFESILWGLVNTQEFITIH; encoded by the coding sequence ATGCGTCGAACGTTGCTAATCGCCTGGTGTTGCGCAGGGGCTCTGTGCTGGGGCCCCTGGTTCTGCCTGCCCGGGGCCGTGGCGGACGACTCCGCAGAGCCGAGCGAGTCCCCCTTCACTCCCTGGACAGAGCCGGCCTCGAGGAATTTCATCGACGAGCAGATCTTTGCCCACCTTCGTGAGCACGCGATCGTGCCGTCTGTCTTGTGCGATGACGCCACATTCTTGCGACGACTCACTCTGACGACCATCGGGCAATTGCCGACTCCGGCCGACGTGCGCGCGTTCACTGCGGACAATGATCCCCAAAAGCGCAGTCGCAAGATCGACGAATTGCTCGCGCATTCGCTGCACGCCGCGGTCTGGGCGACACGTTTTTGCGACATCACGGGCAACAGCATCGAAACTTTGGAAGAGCCTGCGGAGTTAAAGCCGAAGCGGGCCCAGATGTGGTACGAGTGGCTGCGCCGGCGCCTTGAACGCAACGTGCCGTACGACCAATTGGTGCGTGGCATCATTACCGCCACCAGTCATGCCGCGGGGGAAACCGAGAGTTGGATCGATCGCGAGGCGACGCTTGTTCTTCAAGCCCGCGCCGGTTTCGAATCCGATTATGCGGAACGCGAGGTTCTCGATTTGTTCTGGCGTCGGAAGAACGTCGAGGACAAGTACCCGGTCGAGCAGATGGCCGAACGGATTGCCTCCAGCTTCTTGGGAGTACGGATCAATTGTGCCCGCTGCCACGACCATCCCTTCGAACGATGGACGCAGCAGGATTATCGACAGTTTGTCAGCATCTTCTCCCGGGTTCGCTTCGACATGTCGCCGGAGCTGCGCGCCCGAGTGACGGTCCGGATCGAGGCGCGGCGTCGGCAGGTGGCCGAAGGAACACCGGTCGGGCGTCCGTTGCCCAGCGTGCGCGAAGTCTATCTGGCCGATACAGCCACGGCCGGTTTTGCCGGAGACGGGTTAATTCCGAAAGCGCTGGGCGGACCTGAACTGGGGCCGGTGCCTACTGCCGGTCAGCTGCAGCAATTGCGCGACGAACGCGTGGCGCTCGCGGACTGGCTGTGCGATGCGCAGAACCCGTTCTTCGCGCGAAACTTTGTGAATCGTGTATGGGCGTACTACTTCGGGCGTGGGCTGGTCGAGCCGCTGGACTCGATCTCGGCAGCCGAGGCTTCGCCGCACTCGCAACTGCTGAACCAACTGGCGGGCGATTTCGTCCAGCACGGCTACGACATTCGATGGCTTGAGCGGCTGATTCTGAATTCGACGTCCTGGCAGTTGTCGTCCGAGCCCAACGATACGAATCGCGGAGATCGGGATTATTTCTCGCGCGCGTATGTGCGGATGCCGCCGGCTGAAACGTTCATCGATATGTGGTGCGGCGCGACCGGCATCAAGCCTGACTTCGGCGGCAATGTTCCTCAGGACATTCTCGCCGTAGAAATCGCCGCCAGTAGTTTGGGAAGCAACCGCTGGGATGGCGTCCTCACGCTCTTCGGGCGATCGAAGCGTACGCAGACCTGCGACTGCGAGACGACCAACAGTCCGTCGATTCGCCAGACGTTGGCTTTGATGAGCGACGAGAATTTGCTGGCTGATCTCTCGGCGGGAGAGCTGGGCCCGTTACTCGACGCCGGGTTGGGAACGGACGAGATCATCGACGAGCTGTTCTTGCGCACGTTGTCACGTCTGCCAACTGACCGGGAACGGACCGCTGCCGCCGAGGCCACTAGGCAAGCCGATGATCGGCGCTTGGCGTTCGAAAGCATCCTGTGGGGACTGGTCAACACGCAAGAGTTCATCACCATTCACTGA